Part of the Pseudodesulfovibrio mercurii genome is shown below.
TAGACCGTGCGCCGCTCGCCCAGGGGGATGCCCGCCACGGTCCGGACGATCCGGTGGAATTTCTCCTCGAAATAGTCGGCCAGGAGGTTGCCCCGGTCGGGCACGCCGAGGAGCGCGCCCACGCGCCGCAGGACCTCGCCGGTGCGGTCCAGGCCCCCGTCGTAGACGAGCACCGGGATGCCCAGCTCCTGTTGCAGCCGGTCGGCCTGGGCCACCTCGACCTCGTCCAGGGCGAACAGGGTCAGGGAGAGGATCAGGTCCACGCCGCGCTGTCCGACGGCCTCCCTGTCCAGGGTGGTCTTGCCGCCGCCGAAGTTGCCGCCCATGACCCCGAGGACCGGCAGGGAGAGGTATTCCGGGCTCGCCAGCATGCGCTCGGGCGGCATGGGGGGCATGCCCAGCCCCGCGATCCTGTCCGGGGCCAGGGCGAAGAGCAGGGCCGTGACCATGGGGTTGTAGCCGAAGACCCGCTTGAGTTCCGTCCTGACCAGGACCTTGCGCCCGGCCATGTCCGTGGCCAGGGTCGTCTCGGGCAGGTGCACGGGCTTGAATTCCACCATACTCACCTCGTTGGTTGCCGGTATGCCGGTTGGTTCGGGGGGCGTCGGGGCGTCCCCGTGGTTGCCGAAGGCCGCCCGCACGGGCGGGGCGGCCAGGAGTTCGGCGGTGGTCCGTCGGACGAAGTCCGCGTCCCGGTCCGCCGGGGACCGGTCGATGGCCTGGTCGTGGACCACGCGGCCGGGGGACGGGGCCAGGATGACCACGCGGTGGCTCAGGCGGACCGCCTCGGCCGGGTCGTGGGTCACGAACACGGCGGCCAGGCCGCGCTCCTCCATGAGGGACCGGACCAGGTCCTGGAGTTCGCGCCTGAGGCCCACGTCCAGGGCGCTGAACGGTTCATCCAGGAGGAGCAGGTCCGGCTCCACGGCCAGGGCTCTGGCCAGGGAGACCCGCTGGCGCATGCCGCCGCTCAGTTCATGGGGAAATTTCGCCAGGTCGCCGGGGTTCAGGCCCATGCGCCCGGCCAGCCGCCGGGCCCGGTCCAGGCGGTCCGCCCTGGGCACGCCCAGGGCCTTGAGCCCGAAGGCGATGTTGTCCACGGTGCGACGCCAGGGAAGCAGCCTCGGCTCCTGGAAGACGCAGGCCGTGTGCGCGAAGGTGTTGACCACCCGCCCCCGGCCGGGCGCGAGCAGTCCGGCGGCCATGTGCAGCAGGGAGGTCTTGCCGCAGCCCGAGCGGCCCGCCAGGGCCAGGACCTCGCCGGGCAGCACGCGCAGGCTGACGTCGGCCAGCACCGGCCCGTCGCCGTAGTCGTGGTGGACGTGCTCCCAGGCCAGCACGGGACCGTCTTGCGTGGCGGTCATGATGACCGGACCGTGCGGCGCCAGGGCTCCAGGCGCCGTTGCAGGGGGTCGAGCAGGAGCAGGTCCACGGCCAGGAGCATGGCCAGCAGGACGATGATCCAGGCAAGGACGTCGGCGGTCTCCAGGTTGACCCGGGCCAGGGCCAGGTCCGCGCCGATGCCGTCGGTGGAGGCCAGCAGCTCGGCCATGACCGCCACCTTCCAGGACAATCCCAGGGCCGTGACCCAGCCGGGGAAGAGGTAGGACAGGATGTGCGGCAGCCGCACGTCCAGGAAGAGCATGGCCGGGGGCGTGTCGAAGGAGCGGCCCATGTCCT
Proteins encoded:
- a CDS encoding ATP-binding cassette domain-containing protein, whose amino-acid sequence is MTATQDGPVLAWEHVHHDYGDGPVLADVSLRVLPGEVLALAGRSGCGKTSLLHMAAGLLAPGRGRVVNTFAHTACVFQEPRLLPWRRTVDNIAFGLKALGVPRADRLDRARRLAGRMGLNPGDLAKFPHELSGGMRQRVSLARALAVEPDLLLLDEPFSALDVGLRRELQDLVRSLMEERGLAAVFVTHDPAEAVRLSHRVVILAPSPGRVVHDQAIDRSPADRDADFVRRTTAELLAAPPVRAAFGNHGDAPTPPEPTGIPATNEVSMVEFKPVHLPETTLATDMAGRKVLVRTELKRVFGYNPMVTALLFALAPDRIAGLGMPPMPPERMLASPEYLSLPVLGVMGGNFGGGKTTLDREAVGQRGVDLILSLTLFALDEVEVAQADRLQQELGIPVLVYDGGLDRTGEVLRRVGALLGVPDRGNLLADYFEEKFHRIVRTVAGIPLGERRTVYYAQSPTGLLTEPRRSRHGELIEYAGGVNVAEVHEQRGCGRTPVCATDLARWDPDVVVMLSDEGKSPQRLYNRIRTDPFWSRLKAVRNQAVFEPPAGMYHWFDRPPSVNRLMGLIWLTNLLYPEWFGWDMIRETREFYKLFYRMDLGPKQVETLLGPSLKGLAN